A single region of the Lotus japonicus ecotype B-129 chromosome 4, LjGifu_v1.2 genome encodes:
- the LOC130714010 gene encoding uncharacterized protein At4g15545, with protein MAAESGDLNFDLPDDLVQVLPSDPFEQLDLARKITSIALSARVNALESESSELRARIAEKDHLIAELQSQLDSLDATLSATADNLHRAEQDKESLINENASLSNTVRKLNRDVSKLEVFRKTLMRSLQEEDDNSGGAPDMVAKVQSQSSLTSTSQFGDNEASLPPSVSSSVPSISDTGNSFAEDHESDAIRPRVPYSLLLASQSTTPRLTPPGSPPSLSASVSPTRTSKPVSPRRHSISFATSRGMHDDRTSVFSSMSSSDSGAGSQTGRTRVDGKEFFRQVRNRLSYEQFGAFLANVKELNSHKQTREVTLQKADEIFGPENKDLYNIFEGLITRNVH; from the exons ATGGCGGCGGAATCGGGAGATTTGAACTTCGATCTTCCCGATGACCTCGTGCAAGTGCTACCGTCAGATCCCTTCGAACAACTCGACCTGGCCCGCAAGATCACATCCATTGCGCTTTCAGCACGTGTCAACGCCCTCGAATCAGAGTCGTCGGAACTTCGCGCCAGGATCGCCGAGAAGGATCACCTCATCGCCGAGCTTCAGTCGCAGTTGGACTCCCTCGACGCCACACTCTCCGCCACCGCCGATAACCTCCACCGTGCCGAACAAGATAAG GAGAGTTTGATCAACGAGAATGCTTCACTTTCCAACACTGTTAGAAAGCTCAATCGAGATGTCTCCAAG TTGGAGGTTTTCAGAAAGACACTTATGCGATCACTTCAGGAGGAGGATGATAATTCT GGAGGAGCTCCAGACATGGTTGCTAAAGTACAAAGTCAATCAAGTTTGACTTCCACGTCTCAGTTTGGAG ATAATGAAGCTTCATTACCACCATCCGTATCTTCTTCAGTGCCCTCAATTTCTGATACTGGAAATTCTTTTGCTGAGGATCATGAATCTGATG CCATAAGACCTAGAGTACCATATAGTCTCCTCTTAGCATCCCAATCTACCACCCCTCGGCTCACTCCCCCTGGTTCTCCTCCCAGCCTGTCTGCATCAGTATCTCCCACAAGAACATCTAAACCTGTGTCTCCAAGGCGGCATTCAATTTCCTTTGCAACCTCAAGAGGCATGCATGATGATAGGACTTCAGTGTTTTCCTCGATGTCAAGCTCTGACTCCGGAGCAGGATCACAAACTG GACGAACACGGGTGGACGGAAAGGAGTTCTTTCGCCAAGTCAG GAACCGGTTGTCTTACGAGCAGTTCGGTGCATTCTTGGCTAATGTTAAGGAGCTGAATTCCCATAAACAAACAAGAGAG GTGACGCTGCAGAAAGCTGATGAAATTTTTGGACCAGAAAACAAGGACCTGTACAATATATTTGAGGGGTTGATTACTCGCAATGTCCATTGA